In Nostoc sp. GT001, a genomic segment contains:
- a CDS encoding alpha-2-macroglobulin, with the protein MAGCNFFGINSSKEQLPAVSSLTPPKLPDWIEQISPIADAKPLNQIRIRFKEALIPVENLDSPEQQKILQKFALWPPLPGQFRFLTPRMVGFQAEKALPIATRFQVTLKAGLADLKNHRLDKDLPWTFNTESIKLTNLPGVNPIEKADIEPIDLQQKLQFTSNVELDLTSVQEHLQLIPEGKSKGTGFKVELNKEEKPLKNEEDPLEKFDPSARNWIYNLNPQQNLEKATSYRLVFSPGIRPAYGNLPTEKEFATKLATYSPLAFQKINFYGQPDSGGTFGRFVKGSPQLEFNNVLLADSAKENITINPAPKEISRILQVNDEDKIVGINPYALEPAKTYTITIGENLKDKFGQTLGKPVTLKYDTGDLAGDIWVPSDLNIFPTSKDLQLNISTGNLPESKYKAAYRVVQPTDLVYFNNSSELLPQPSEWQSFKVSGKKNQSVDIAVPLREKISAATGMLAYGVQARTNKYQENGKELWREPTTYGLVELTNLGVFTQWFPESGLIRINHLTDGSPVKAAAVEIYQSKLQAKSRPEPLPCATGKTDDNGIFRIAREGLQQCYAGNESSSKSPQLLVIARENQDWAFARTEEYSGVYGYGIDAGWQDKKPQSRGIIFSDRQLYQPGEKAWLTGFADYLQNGAIQQDKNAAYQLTLVNPDGQKTSLGTQTTNEFGSFSLELPIKTTQRLGYYTIQAKGKNGQEISGEFRVAEFKPPNFKVELNLDKEFALIDEKVNINATSNYLFGAPVEGGEVKYFITRQQTDFVPKGWEGFTFGRQWLWPEETPTISTDVLQINAQLDANGKSSQTVNVANDLPYPMTYQVDVQVADVSNLSVANSKTFTALPSNRLIGLKSNFIADANKPFPIEVIVTDPTGKPITGQRVRLELQQIKYSSVTQLVEGSRTPKNQVEYKTVGQAEITSASNPQSVSLTAPESASYRIRVNFSDAKGELSSTDLQIWATGENPVFWGSKEDDVLEVKLDKKEFKPGDTATALIQSPYPDAELYFAVIKDKPLYQQIIKVQGGAPQIQFQVTPEMLPNAAIEAVLVRQGKPINQVEAGSLDNLVKIGFTPFKVNLEDKYLKLQVKPVQASLEPGAEETVQLELKDNQGNPTKGQFTVMVVNEAVLQLSGYRPPDLVDTVYAEQPISTRFSDNRPDVILQAQDVAKPKGWGYGGGFSTGAANTRTRTDFQALAYYNGSVLTDANGNAQITFKLPDDLTTWRVMAVATDGNLRFGNGDATFISTKPLLTNAILPQFARPGDRILAGLSVTNNTGNTGNLSINGELSGTVKFAEKNPTATSLQIKAESATHAYRFPMLADSVGVGKVRFTTQLNSTAADAFEVPLEIKPIEITEQVVESGVTEKQVKIPLNVDKNTFPDAGGLDIQLASTLIPEIKAPAKQVLEDDDLPFTEPAASQLIIAANLQTITQKYGQNFAEFNPSQQASQAIEKLQKLQIADGGFAAFPGQEKSDPWVSSYTGESLAKASQVFPNLVDSAMVSRLKAYLQKVLANPGEYDFCKQLLCKRQLQLNALISLAELGDKRNTFLADIYEQRNSFDVATQIKLARYLSQFPEWQDESQQLVNKLQQNIYETGRTAVVSLPSSWGWMSSSTTTQAQALRLFIAKQSKPEVIDKLLQSLLALRRDGTWQTNYNNAQALTALVDYSQLQPTPPNFVATVELAGNKLGENRFNGYQNPSLQLNMPMNKLPRGRNDLTLQKSGNGTLHYLVAYNYRLQGNQPGRFNGLRITREISQVNKEKVLQKTGLYAFDKPLTLASGQVFDIGLEIIADRSVDHLVIKDPLPSGFEAVDASFQTATAALQAKADSWELGFKNVYRDRIIAYADHLEPGVYSLHYLVRSVTPGTFSWPGGEVHLQYAPEEFGRTAESTLVIEDKS; encoded by the coding sequence ATGGCAGGGTGTAATTTTTTTGGTATCAACTCAAGTAAAGAACAACTCCCAGCAGTTTCCTCACTCACACCACCAAAATTACCAGACTGGATTGAACAAATTAGTCCCATTGCAGATGCAAAACCCCTCAACCAAATCCGCATCCGTTTTAAAGAAGCTTTAATCCCAGTTGAAAATCTTGATAGTCCAGAACAGCAAAAAATATTACAAAAATTTGCCCTTTGGCCGCCTTTACCCGGTCAATTTCGCTTTTTAACACCGCGCATGGTAGGTTTTCAAGCTGAGAAAGCTTTGCCAATAGCGACAAGATTTCAAGTCACTCTCAAAGCAGGTTTAGCCGATTTAAAAAATCATCGCCTAGACAAAGATTTGCCTTGGACTTTCAACACTGAATCTATCAAACTGACTAATTTACCCGGTGTCAATCCCATAGAGAAGGCTGATATCGAACCAATTGATTTACAACAGAAGTTACAGTTTACTTCAAATGTTGAATTGGATTTAACTTCTGTACAAGAACATTTACAGCTAATTCCCGAAGGTAAAAGTAAAGGTACAGGTTTTAAAGTTGAATTAAACAAAGAAGAAAAACCATTAAAAAATGAAGAAGACCCTTTAGAAAAATTTGATCCTTCAGCACGCAATTGGATTTATAACCTCAATCCACAGCAAAATCTAGAAAAAGCAACTAGTTATCGGCTAGTATTTTCTCCAGGCATACGTCCTGCTTATGGCAATCTACCTACAGAGAAAGAATTTGCCACTAAGTTAGCAACTTATTCGCCTTTAGCATTTCAGAAAATTAACTTTTACGGGCAGCCAGATTCAGGCGGAACATTTGGAAGATTTGTTAAAGGCAGTCCCCAGCTAGAATTTAATAACGTTTTATTAGCAGATTCAGCTAAAGAAAACATTACCATCAATCCCGCACCAAAAGAAATTTCGAGAATTCTGCAAGTTAATGATGAAGATAAAATTGTCGGCATCAATCCTTATGCGCTAGAACCCGCCAAGACTTATACAATTACTATCGGCGAAAATCTCAAAGATAAGTTTGGGCAGACTTTGGGTAAACCCGTCACACTTAAATATGACACTGGAGATTTAGCTGGAGATATCTGGGTACCATCAGATTTGAATATTTTCCCTACAAGTAAAGATTTACAGCTAAATATTAGTACGGGAAATCTGCCAGAATCTAAATATAAAGCCGCTTATCGAGTAGTTCAACCGACAGATTTAGTTTATTTTAATAATAGTAGTGAGTTATTACCACAACCTTCTGAATGGCAAAGCTTTAAGGTATCGGGTAAGAAAAATCAATCAGTTGATATTGCCGTTCCTTTGCGAGAAAAAATTAGTGCTGCTACAGGGATGTTAGCTTATGGAGTTCAAGCCCGCACGAATAAATATCAGGAGAATGGGAAGGAACTGTGGCGCGAACCTACGACTTATGGCTTAGTTGAATTGACAAATTTGGGCGTATTTACTCAGTGGTTTCCTGAGTCAGGATTAATTCGCATCAATCATCTTACAGATGGTTCACCAGTTAAAGCGGCTGCCGTTGAAATTTATCAATCAAAATTACAAGCAAAATCTCGCCCCGAACCTTTACCTTGTGCAACAGGTAAAACTGATGACAATGGAATTTTTAGAATTGCTCGTGAAGGATTACAGCAATGTTATGCTGGGAATGAAAGTTCTAGCAAATCACCACAGTTATTAGTAATTGCCCGTGAAAATCAAGATTGGGCATTTGCTAGAACTGAAGAATATAGCGGTGTTTATGGCTACGGTATTGATGCGGGTTGGCAAGATAAAAAGCCACAATCGCGCGGGATAATTTTCTCGGATAGACAGTTATATCAACCAGGCGAAAAGGCTTGGTTAACTGGTTTTGCAGACTATTTACAAAATGGTGCGATTCAGCAAGACAAAAATGCTGCCTACCAATTAACTTTGGTAAATCCCGATGGGCAAAAAACCAGCTTAGGTACGCAAACCACAAATGAATTTGGCAGTTTTTCTCTGGAACTGCCAATCAAAACTACTCAGCGCTTAGGCTACTATACAATCCAGGCTAAAGGTAAAAATGGACAAGAAATTTCTGGAGAATTTCGGGTAGCTGAGTTTAAACCACCCAATTTTAAAGTCGAACTCAACTTAGATAAAGAATTTGCTCTCATTGACGAGAAAGTTAATATTAATGCTACAAGCAATTATTTGTTTGGCGCACCTGTAGAAGGTGGAGAAGTAAAATATTTTATCACTCGCCAGCAGACTGATTTTGTTCCTAAAGGTTGGGAGGGATTTACTTTTGGTAGGCAATGGTTATGGCCGGAGGAAACCCCTACTATATCTACTGATGTATTGCAAATTAATGCCCAACTAGATGCTAATGGTAAAAGTAGTCAAACTGTAAATGTGGCTAATGATTTACCATATCCGATGACTTACCAGGTGGATGTGCAAGTTGCAGATGTTTCTAATCTGTCGGTAGCGAATTCCAAAACATTTACAGCCTTACCCAGTAATCGTCTCATCGGGTTAAAAAGTAATTTCATCGCTGATGCTAATAAGCCTTTCCCGATTGAAGTGATTGTTACTGACCCTACAGGAAAACCAATCACTGGTCAACGGGTGCGTCTGGAATTACAACAGATTAAATATAGCAGTGTCACGCAGTTAGTGGAAGGTAGCCGAACTCCAAAAAATCAAGTTGAATATAAAACAGTAGGACAAGCAGAAATTACATCTGCAAGTAATCCACAATCGGTAAGTTTAACAGCACCGGAATCCGCTTCATATCGGATTAGAGTTAATTTTAGCGATGCCAAAGGCGAATTAAGTTCCACAGATTTACAAATTTGGGCAACTGGAGAAAATCCGGTATTTTGGGGTTCTAAGGAAGATGATGTCTTAGAAGTTAAATTAGATAAAAAAGAGTTTAAACCTGGTGACACGGCTACTGCACTAATTCAATCTCCATATCCAGATGCAGAATTATACTTTGCTGTGATTAAAGATAAACCCCTTTATCAGCAGATTATCAAAGTTCAGGGAGGCGCACCACAAATTCAGTTTCAAGTTACACCAGAAATGTTGCCAAATGCAGCCATTGAAGCTGTCTTAGTAAGACAAGGTAAACCCATCAACCAAGTGGAAGCGGGAAGTTTAGATAACTTGGTGAAGATTGGTTTTACACCTTTTAAAGTGAATTTAGAAGATAAGTATTTAAAACTGCAAGTTAAACCAGTGCAAGCATCATTAGAACCTGGTGCAGAGGAAACGGTACAACTAGAATTGAAGGACAATCAAGGAAACCCCACCAAAGGACAGTTTACTGTCATGGTGGTAAACGAGGCGGTGTTACAACTTTCTGGTTATCGTCCGCCAGATTTGGTAGATACAGTTTATGCAGAACAGCCAATTTCTACGCGCTTTAGCGATAATCGCCCAGATGTCATATTACAAGCACAAGATGTAGCTAAACCGAAAGGTTGGGGTTATGGCGGTGGTTTCTCAACTGGTGCAGCCAATACTCGCACTCGCACCGATTTTCAAGCCTTAGCTTACTACAACGGTTCTGTCCTCACCGATGCAAATGGGAATGCACAGATAACTTTTAAACTCCCGGATGACTTAACTACATGGCGAGTTATGGCTGTCGCCACCGATGGAAATCTGCGTTTTGGTAATGGCGATGCGACGTTTATCAGCACCAAGCCACTGCTAACTAATGCCATCTTGCCACAGTTTGCCCGTCCTGGCGATCGCATCCTTGCTGGTTTATCTGTAACTAATAACACCGGGAATACAGGAAATCTCTCAATTAATGGCGAACTTAGCGGTACGGTGAAGTTTGCTGAGAAAAACCCCACAGCTACTTCTTTACAAATCAAAGCTGAATCCGCAACTCACGCTTATCGTTTTCCCATGCTGGCGGATAGTGTGGGAGTTGGTAAAGTTCGCTTTACGACTCAGCTAAATAGTACAGCCGCAGATGCTTTTGAAGTACCTTTGGAAATTAAGCCAATTGAAATTACAGAACAAGTCGTTGAATCTGGTGTCACTGAAAAACAGGTGAAGATTCCCCTGAATGTTGATAAAAATACCTTCCCTGATGCGGGAGGTTTAGATATTCAGTTGGCGAGTACTTTGATTCCAGAAATTAAAGCACCAGCAAAACAAGTTTTAGAAGATGATGATTTACCATTCACAGAACCGGCGGCGAGTCAGTTAATAATTGCTGCTAATTTGCAAACTATTACCCAAAAATACGGTCAGAACTTTGCAGAATTTAATCCTAGCCAACAAGCGAGTCAAGCAATTGAAAAATTACAAAAACTCCAAATAGCTGATGGTGGTTTTGCTGCTTTCCCTGGACAAGAAAAATCCGACCCTTGGGTTTCTTCCTATACGGGTGAATCTTTGGCCAAAGCTAGTCAGGTGTTCCCTAATTTAGTCGATTCTGCAATGGTATCTCGCCTGAAAGCTTATTTACAAAAAGTTCTGGCAAACCCCGGAGAATACGACTTTTGTAAACAACTACTCTGTAAAAGGCAACTGCAACTTAATGCTTTAATCTCCTTAGCAGAATTAGGAGACAAACGCAATACTTTCCTTGCAGATATTTATGAACAGCGCAATAGCTTTGATGTAGCAACTCAAATTAAACTAGCGCGATACTTATCTCAATTCCCAGAATGGCAAGATGAATCTCAGCAATTAGTGAATAAGCTGCAACAGAATATCTATGAAACTGGCCGCACAGCAGTTGTGAGTTTACCCAGCAGTTGGGGATGGATGAGTTCATCTACTACGACGCAAGCGCAAGCTTTACGATTATTTATTGCCAAACAAAGTAAACCCGAAGTTATAGATAAGTTATTACAAAGTCTTCTAGCATTGCGACGCGATGGTACATGGCAAACCAACTATAATAATGCCCAAGCCTTAACAGCTTTGGTAGATTATAGTCAACTGCAACCCACACCACCTAATTTTGTTGCCACAGTGGAATTAGCTGGTAATAAGTTAGGAGAAAATCGCTTTAATGGCTATCAAAATCCCAGCTTACAGCTAAATATGCCCATGAATAAATTACCTCGTGGGCGTAATGATTTAACCCTGCAAAAATCAGGTAATGGCACTTTGCACTATCTGGTTGCTTACAATTATCGCTTGCAAGGAAATCAACCAGGCAGATTTAACGGACTACGCATAACACGAGAAATTAGTCAAGTAAATAAAGAGAAAGTTTTGCAAAAAACAGGTCTTTATGCTTTCGATAAACCCTTGACTTTAGCCTCTGGACAGGTGTTTGATATTGGTTTAGAAATCATCGCCGATCGTTCTGTGGATCATTTGGTGATTAAAGATCCTTTACCATCAGGTTTTGAGGCGGTGGATGCGAGTTTTCAAACCGCTACCGCTGCATTACAAGCAAAAGCTGATAGCTGGGAACTTGGGTTTAAGAATGTGTACCGCGATCGCATTATCGCCTACGCCGACCACCTGGAACCAGGAGTTTATAGCCTCCATTACTTAGTCCGTTCTGTTACTCCTGGTACATTTTCTTGGCCTGGTGGAGAAGTTCACTTGCAATATGCGCCAGAAGAATTTGGGCGTACTGCTGAGTCTACATTGGTGATTGAGGATAAGTCATGA
- the pbpC gene encoding penicillin-binding protein 1C → MKLILRSLLKLKRTSKIILAVLLICLVVRLLPYFAPIRAADIAQNQLAMQFSDRNGLPLGTLLTRDQEHTSVVPLNQVSPQFIHAILAAEDGSFYHHGALDMKAVIRASKEAIHAKRIVSGASTITMQLARMLQPVPRTLSGKMQEIWLSWRLVAGMNKDEILSAYINRLPMGGNIYGVEAAAQTYFSIPASELNLAQASLLAAIPNNPTYFNPYEHWERLKQRQKYVLNRMIQEKYISGAIATRTHTEKVVFQSRQRGIIAAPHFLFWLANQFDKTQTEQNSPIRTTINRPLQQFVEAQVQQIISSLAANNVHDAAALVIDNQTGEVLAYVGSPDYFNEAKLGRNDGVQALRQPGSTLKPFVYELALEKGLIRPNTILADVPAHYAIPGAKLYSPTDYTERFLGPVRVRIALANSLNVPAIKVLEKVGVETFLERLHQLGFEHLNQTPEHYGLGLTLGSGEVSLWELARAYLTIARQGEAIPLVSTFSNSPIQNRSTEQSQSPKSQIVRLNVRVASRREVEVQNPTIWQLITNILSDSYARATAFGVDSVLNLPFPVAVKTGTSSNFRDTWTVGFTTDYTVATWVGNFNGEPMRQVSGVTGAAPLWNRIMLHLHEHQEPAAFPSPKGLVQLPVCAISGLRPTPDCTSVVQEYFYPEDKSNYERDNQFNLPPEYDEWLAKQQQSNFTSARLRILSPHHGDLFLVYPGEEAQQKLEFKLAGNKSTPVEWWLNGEKLDTNSANSLFWNLRPGKWTLEAKSGEMSDKITFQVELANVKPTRRGFSISNN, encoded by the coding sequence ATGAAACTCATTTTACGATCGCTACTCAAACTTAAGCGCACTAGTAAAATTATCCTAGCTGTGCTGTTAATCTGTCTGGTGGTACGCTTACTCCCTTATTTTGCGCCCATTCGGGCCGCAGATATTGCCCAAAATCAGTTGGCAATGCAATTTAGCGATCGCAATGGTTTACCATTAGGAACATTGCTCACCCGTGACCAAGAACATACATCAGTAGTACCCCTAAATCAGGTTTCGCCCCAGTTTATTCATGCTATTTTAGCCGCCGAAGATGGCAGTTTTTATCATCATGGGGCCTTGGATATGAAAGCTGTTATCCGCGCTAGCAAAGAAGCCATTCACGCGAAACGTATTGTTTCCGGTGCTTCCACAATTACTATGCAGTTGGCGCGGATGTTACAACCCGTCCCGCGTACTCTGTCAGGTAAAATGCAAGAGATTTGGCTATCTTGGCGGTTAGTAGCAGGGATGAATAAAGATGAAATTCTCTCTGCATATATCAATCGCCTGCCAATGGGCGGGAATATATATGGTGTGGAAGCAGCCGCGCAGACTTATTTTTCCATCCCTGCTAGTGAATTGAATCTTGCTCAAGCTAGTTTGTTGGCTGCTATTCCCAATAATCCCACATATTTCAATCCTTACGAACATTGGGAACGGCTGAAGCAGCGACAAAAATACGTCCTTAATCGGATGATACAGGAAAAGTATATTAGTGGAGCGATTGCTACCCGAACACACACCGAAAAAGTTGTGTTTCAATCTCGCCAGCGGGGAATTATCGCTGCACCACACTTTTTATTTTGGTTAGCCAATCAGTTTGATAAGACGCAAACAGAACAAAATTCCCCCATCCGCACGACTATAAATCGCCCTTTGCAGCAGTTTGTCGAAGCACAGGTACAGCAGATAATTTCTTCCCTAGCCGCTAACAATGTTCATGATGCAGCTGCGTTGGTGATTGATAACCAGACTGGTGAAGTTTTGGCTTATGTCGGTTCACCTGATTACTTTAATGAAGCCAAACTGGGACGCAATGATGGAGTGCAAGCGCTACGTCAACCAGGTTCTACCCTCAAGCCTTTTGTCTATGAACTAGCTTTAGAAAAAGGTTTAATTCGCCCAAACACCATTTTGGCAGATGTACCCGCCCATTATGCAATTCCCGGCGCGAAACTTTACAGCCCCACAGATTACACCGAAAGATTTCTTGGCCCGGTGCGGGTGCGAATCGCTTTAGCAAATTCTTTAAATGTACCTGCAATAAAGGTGTTAGAAAAAGTTGGTGTGGAAACTTTTTTAGAACGACTGCATCAACTGGGATTTGAACACCTCAATCAAACTCCAGAACATTATGGTTTAGGTTTGACTCTAGGTAGTGGCGAAGTCAGTCTTTGGGAATTAGCCCGTGCTTACCTGACCATAGCACGACAAGGAGAGGCGATTCCTTTAGTAAGCACATTTTCCAATTCCCCAATTCAAAATCGTTCGACTGAGCAAAGTCAAAGTCCCAAATCTCAAATCGTTCGACTGAACGTTCGCGTAGCGTCTCGGAGAGAAGTCGAAGTCCAAAATCCGACAATATGGCAATTAATCACCAATATACTCAGTGACAGCTATGCTCGTGCAACAGCATTTGGTGTAGACTCGGTGTTAAATTTACCCTTTCCTGTTGCTGTTAAAACTGGCACTTCTTCCAATTTTCGTGATACTTGGACTGTTGGCTTCACCACAGATTATACCGTCGCTACTTGGGTAGGCAATTTTAACGGTGAACCGATGCGACAGGTTTCAGGTGTGACGGGCGCAGCACCTTTATGGAATCGAATTATGTTACATCTGCACGAACATCAAGAACCAGCAGCTTTTCCATCTCCAAAAGGTTTAGTGCAATTACCTGTTTGTGCAATTTCTGGATTACGACCCACACCAGATTGTACCTCAGTGGTGCAAGAATATTTCTATCCTGAAGATAAAAGTAATTACGAACGTGACAATCAATTCAATTTACCACCAGAGTATGATGAATGGTTAGCAAAACAACAGCAGTCAAATTTTACTTCTGCCAGGTTGAGAATTTTATCTCCGCATCATGGCGATTTATTTTTAGTTTATCCTGGTGAAGAAGCACAGCAAAAACTCGAATTTAAGCTAGCGGGAAATAAATCTACACCAGTGGAGTGGTGGTTAAATGGCGAAAAGTTAGATACAAACTCAGCTAATTCTTTATTTTGGAATTTGCGTCCTGGTAAGTGGACTTTGGAAGCGAAAAGCGGGGAAATGAGTGACAAGATAACTTTTCAGGTGGAGTTAGCTAATGTTAAACCTACGCGTCGAGGATTTTCTATTAGTAATAATTAA
- a CDS encoding Hsp20/alpha crystallin family protein produces MTLVRWNPWREIDTLQHQINSLFEDTRLPSVLFDKGLSKVPAAEIQETEDAIHLKIELPGIEAKDLDVQVTENAVYVSGERKSETKTEEKGVTRSEFHYGKFQRVIPLSARIKNTDVTADYKDGILNLTLPKTELEKNKVVKVNLEPSAN; encoded by the coding sequence ATGACACTAGTTCGTTGGAATCCTTGGAGAGAAATTGACACTCTACAACACCAAATCAATAGTTTATTTGAAGATACCAGACTACCATCTGTATTGTTTGACAAAGGGTTAAGCAAAGTTCCTGCTGCTGAAATTCAAGAAACTGAAGATGCGATTCATCTAAAGATAGAACTGCCAGGAATAGAAGCTAAAGACCTGGATGTACAAGTAACAGAAAATGCTGTTTACGTTAGTGGTGAGCGGAAGTCTGAAACGAAAACAGAGGAAAAAGGTGTTACCAGAAGTGAGTTCCATTACGGTAAATTTCAACGCGTAATTCCTCTATCTGCTCGGATTAAAAATACTGACGTTACGGCAGATTATAAAGATGGTATCTTGAATCTAACACTGCCTAAAACTGAGCTAGAAAAGAACAAAGTTGTCAAGGTGAATTTGGAACCATCTGCTAACTAA